In the Pseudolabrys taiwanensis genome, one interval contains:
- a CDS encoding LysR family transcriptional regulator, translating into MDWDKLKVFHAAAEAGSFTHAGERLGLSQSAVSRQVSALEGELNVSLFHRHARGLILTEQGELLYRTAHEVFMKLEAARTKLTDSRERPNGELKVHTSLGIGVHWLTPRLGEFLDLYPDIQITLITTDEELDLAMREADVAIRLRQPTQPDLIQRKLFSVHFHAYASPDYLKRFGTPRTHEELDSHRIILLGGAVPAHFSNRRWLLDAGRDGKGSRTPTLSINNVLGVLRACQRGLGVAMLPDYLVEENGGLVQLFGEANTLALDAYFVYPEELKSVARIQVFRDFLVANAQRWNF; encoded by the coding sequence ATGGACTGGGACAAGCTGAAAGTGTTTCACGCTGCCGCGGAAGCGGGCAGCTTCACCCATGCCGGCGAGCGTCTTGGACTGTCGCAGTCGGCGGTATCGCGGCAGGTTTCCGCGCTGGAGGGCGAACTCAACGTTTCGCTCTTCCACCGCCATGCGCGCGGCCTGATCCTCACCGAACAGGGCGAACTACTCTACCGCACGGCGCATGAAGTGTTCATGAAGCTGGAAGCGGCGCGCACCAAACTCACCGACAGCCGCGAGCGGCCGAACGGCGAGCTGAAGGTGCACACCTCGCTCGGTATCGGCGTGCATTGGCTGACGCCGCGGCTCGGCGAATTCCTCGATCTCTATCCCGACATCCAGATCACGCTCATCACCACCGACGAAGAGCTCGATCTCGCGATGCGGGAGGCCGACGTCGCCATCCGCTTGCGGCAACCGACGCAGCCGGATCTCATTCAGCGCAAGCTGTTCTCGGTGCACTTCCACGCTTACGCGTCGCCCGATTATCTCAAGCGCTTCGGCACGCCGCGCACGCACGAAGAGCTCGACAGCCACCGCATCATCCTGCTCGGCGGCGCCGTGCCGGCGCATTTCTCCAACCGGCGCTGGCTGCTCGATGCCGGCCGCGACGGCAAAGGCTCGCGCACGCCGACATTGTCGATCAACAACGTGCTCGGCGTGTTGCGCGCGTGTCAGCGCGGCCTCGGCGTCGCGATGCTGCCGGACTATCTCGTCGAAGAGAATGGCGGCTTGGTGCAGTTGTTCGGCGAAGCGAACACGCTCGCGCTCGATGCGTACTTCGTTTATCCCGAAGAACTCAAATCCGTCGCGCGCATTCAGGTCTTCCGCGACTTCCTCGTCGCGAATGCGCAGCGCTGGAATTTCTAA
- the trxB gene encoding thioredoxin-disulfide reductase, with protein MSKTTHAKVVIIGSGPAGYTAAIYASRAMLQPILLQGIQPGGQLTITTDVENYPGFADVIQGPWLMEQMQKQAEHVGTRIITDTVLKADLSQRPFRLECDSGDVYLAEALIIATGAQARWLDLPSEQKFKGYGVSACATCDGFFYRNKEVIVVGGGNTAVEEALFLTNFASKVTIVHRRDHFRAEKILQDRLFKNPKIEVLWDSVLDDVMGSESPLKVNQVRLKNIKTGATTERAIDGVFIAIGHQPASELFVGQVQMKPSGYIVTAGHSTATSVPGVFAAGDVTDDIYRQAVTAAGQGCMAALEVERFLAAHETQRAAAE; from the coding sequence ATGTCAAAGACCACCCACGCCAAAGTCGTCATCATCGGCTCCGGCCCGGCCGGTTACACCGCCGCCATCTATGCCTCGCGCGCGATGCTGCAGCCGATCCTGCTGCAGGGCATCCAGCCGGGCGGCCAGCTCACCATCACCACCGACGTCGAGAACTATCCCGGCTTCGCCGATGTCATCCAGGGCCCCTGGCTCATGGAGCAGATGCAGAAGCAGGCCGAACACGTCGGCACGCGGATCATCACCGACACCGTGCTCAAAGCCGACCTGTCGCAGCGCCCGTTCCGGCTCGAATGCGACTCCGGCGACGTCTATCTCGCCGAGGCGCTGATCATCGCCACCGGCGCCCAGGCACGCTGGCTCGACCTGCCTTCCGAGCAGAAGTTCAAAGGCTACGGCGTCTCCGCCTGCGCCACCTGCGACGGCTTCTTCTATCGCAACAAGGAAGTCATCGTCGTCGGCGGCGGCAACACCGCCGTCGAGGAAGCGCTGTTCCTGACCAATTTCGCCTCCAAGGTCACCATCGTGCACCGGCGCGATCACTTCCGCGCCGAGAAGATCCTGCAGGACCGGCTGTTCAAGAACCCGAAAATCGAAGTTCTCTGGGACAGCGTGCTCGACGACGTCATGGGCAGCGAGAGCCCGCTCAAGGTCAATCAGGTACGGCTCAAGAACATCAAGACCGGCGCGACCACCGAGCGCGCGATCGACGGCGTGTTCATCGCCATCGGCCATCAGCCGGCCTCCGAGCTGTTCGTCGGCCAGGTGCAGATGAAGCCGTCCGGCTACATCGTCACGGCCGGCCATTCCACCGCAACCTCGGTGCCCGGCGTGTTCGCCGCCGGCGACGTCACCGACGACATTTACCGGCAGGCGGTCACGGCCGCCGGACAGGGCTGCATGGCGGCGCTCGAAGTCGAGCGGTTTTTGGCCGCACATGAAACGCAACGGGCGGCCGCCGAATGA
- a CDS encoding ABC transporter substrate-binding protein: MKLGKTLAMLSLAILAATGRVASADDVVRVGEGPFITGGGYFVAEGKGYFKKLGIDVQPKMFIDGALAVPSLISGELDISFMTANAALFNSIAKGAPLVFVLDRGNNKRGRGYTVINVTQELHDGGLKSMADFAKLKGKRIGLGATGSINQYLFAKALEKAGLDPRKDVTWVTNVPQPDLMKMLGQKQVDATDLAYQFGFFAQNNKWGPIVTVDDEIDPDGAVGLYAARKQFVQEKRDVLVRFAMAYLQGVKDFNAAAGDPDGHKDIVEILAKRTALQKPELVRAIAPHWSYTNEDGVPNVKSVMAMQDYWSDYFRLVETKVPESQLFDLSIAREAKARLDRDKPFGN, from the coding sequence ATGAAGCTTGGTAAGACGCTTGCGATGCTGTCGCTTGCCATCTTGGCGGCGACGGGGCGGGTCGCATCGGCCGACGATGTCGTGCGAGTCGGCGAGGGGCCATTCATCACCGGCGGCGGTTATTTCGTCGCCGAAGGCAAGGGCTACTTCAAGAAGCTCGGCATCGACGTGCAGCCGAAGATGTTCATCGACGGCGCGCTTGCGGTGCCGTCGCTGATCTCCGGCGAGCTCGATATCTCGTTCATGACGGCGAACGCCGCCTTGTTCAACAGCATTGCCAAAGGCGCGCCGCTGGTCTTCGTGCTCGATCGTGGCAACAACAAGCGCGGCCGCGGCTATACCGTCATCAACGTCACGCAGGAGCTGCATGATGGCGGGCTGAAGTCGATGGCCGACTTCGCCAAGCTGAAGGGTAAGCGCATCGGTCTCGGCGCGACCGGCAGCATCAATCAGTACCTCTTCGCCAAGGCGCTGGAAAAGGCCGGCCTCGATCCGCGCAAGGATGTCACCTGGGTCACCAACGTGCCGCAGCCGGACCTCATGAAGATGCTCGGGCAGAAGCAGGTGGATGCCACCGATCTGGCTTATCAGTTCGGCTTCTTTGCGCAGAACAACAAGTGGGGTCCGATCGTCACCGTCGACGACGAGATCGATCCGGACGGCGCCGTAGGCCTCTACGCGGCACGAAAGCAGTTCGTGCAGGAAAAGCGCGACGTGCTGGTGCGCTTCGCCATGGCTTATCTACAGGGCGTCAAGGATTTCAATGCCGCCGCCGGCGATCCCGACGGACACAAGGACATTGTAGAGATTCTGGCCAAGCGGACGGCACTGCAAAAGCCCGAGTTGGTCCGCGCCATCGCACCGCATTGGTCTTACACCAACGAAGATGGTGTACCGAACGTGAAGTCGGTGATGGCAATGCAGGACTACTGGTCGGATTATTTCCGTCTCGTGGAAACCAAAGTGCCGGAAAGTCAGCTGTTCGATCTCAGCATTGCGCGCGAAGCCAAGGCGCGACTGGATCGTGACAAGCCGTTCGGCAACTGA
- a CDS encoding L,D-transpeptidase family protein, with translation MRLNGLLASTALGLALLTSQPGFAQQTDQQKVDAAVPVPDTTLPPPPTLKDVQPAPAAAEVKPAEPKQEAATPAAEPTKTEPVQNATAPAAEPPKSEPVQKAAVPAVETPKTDLPPKLNLSQPTVTADAALSDKLREMVTGKQLDRVGLRKAERTGVESFYAARNYAPIWIGSDAAAARAASAIGYLNNAEAVGLESSDYPTPDFKAATTPEAQAEAELRLTASALTFARQAQTGRIHFTRVSADIAFTPVAPDPADVLGKLAASDDAAKTLDSYNPPMPEFKALKAKLAELRNNDGQLAAKPEQKKPEQVRVPEGKLLRLGMKDDRVIALRKRLDVPGDKNNPVYDEDVRDAVKTFQETAEIGVDGNVGRNTLAALNGDQKGGENRASHNTIDTVLVNMERWRWYPRDLGNPHVVVNIPDYTLTLWNNGKPYWHSKIVVGKPNKATPLISAEMKFITVNPTWNVPPSIIENEYLPALREDPDALDRIGLKVEQRPDGTLRVYQPPGAANALGRIRFNFPNKFLVYQHDTPDKQLFARSERAYSHGCMRVQNPFTYAEKLLSLALPNENYSEARIEKMLGSNEININFPKPIWVHLTYQTAWVDQDGKLQLRKDIYGRDAKMISIMKGSEMKVADTAIDRPPNTSSKPVRVPVGMLNNGRGGGYRDSGPNFFDWLFNGGDQQEMRRGRGPNGPRADSSGRYYGSWR, from the coding sequence ATGCGACTCAACGGTTTGCTGGCCTCCACCGCCCTCGGTCTGGCCTTGCTGACGAGCCAGCCGGGCTTCGCCCAGCAAACCGATCAGCAGAAGGTCGACGCTGCTGTGCCGGTCCCGGATACCACCCTGCCCCCGCCGCCGACGCTCAAGGATGTTCAACCCGCGCCGGCCGCCGCCGAGGTGAAGCCCGCAGAGCCGAAGCAGGAAGCCGCGACCCCGGCCGCCGAGCCGACGAAGACCGAACCGGTTCAGAACGCCACCGCGCCGGCTGCGGAACCGCCGAAATCGGAACCGGTGCAGAAGGCAGCCGTGCCGGCCGTCGAAACGCCGAAGACCGATCTCCCGCCCAAGCTCAACCTGTCGCAGCCGACGGTGACGGCCGACGCCGCGCTGAGCGACAAGCTGCGTGAGATGGTGACGGGCAAGCAGCTCGACCGCGTCGGGCTGCGCAAGGCCGAGCGCACCGGCGTCGAGTCCTTCTACGCCGCGCGCAACTATGCGCCGATCTGGATCGGCAGCGATGCCGCCGCGGCCCGCGCCGCTTCCGCCATCGGCTATCTGAACAACGCGGAGGCCGTCGGCCTCGAGTCGAGCGATTATCCGACGCCGGATTTCAAGGCGGCGACGACGCCCGAGGCGCAGGCGGAAGCCGAGCTTCGGCTCACCGCGTCGGCGCTGACCTTCGCGCGTCAGGCGCAGACGGGTCGCATCCACTTCACCCGCGTCTCCGCCGACATTGCGTTCACGCCGGTCGCGCCCGATCCGGCCGATGTACTCGGCAAGCTCGCCGCCAGCGACGACGCGGCGAAGACGCTCGACAGCTACAACCCGCCGATGCCCGAGTTCAAAGCGCTGAAGGCCAAGCTCGCCGAACTGCGTAACAATGACGGCCAGCTCGCCGCCAAGCCGGAACAGAAGAAGCCGGAGCAGGTTCGCGTGCCGGAAGGCAAACTGCTGCGCCTCGGCATGAAGGACGACCGCGTCATCGCGCTGCGCAAGCGCCTCGATGTCCCGGGAGACAAGAACAACCCGGTCTACGATGAAGACGTCCGTGACGCGGTGAAGACGTTCCAGGAAACAGCCGAGATCGGCGTCGATGGCAACGTCGGTCGCAATACTCTGGCCGCTCTGAACGGCGATCAGAAGGGAGGCGAGAACCGCGCCTCGCACAACACCATCGACACAGTGCTCGTGAACATGGAGCGCTGGCGCTGGTATCCGCGCGACCTCGGCAATCCGCACGTGGTCGTCAACATTCCCGACTATACGCTAACGCTCTGGAATAACGGTAAGCCCTACTGGCATTCCAAGATCGTCGTCGGCAAGCCGAACAAGGCGACGCCGCTGATCAGCGCGGAAATGAAGTTCATCACGGTCAATCCGACCTGGAACGTGCCGCCATCGATCATCGAGAACGAATATCTGCCGGCGCTGCGCGAGGATCCCGATGCCCTCGACCGCATCGGCCTCAAGGTCGAGCAGCGGCCGGACGGAACGCTCCGCGTCTATCAGCCGCCGGGAGCCGCCAACGCGCTCGGCCGCATCCGCTTCAACTTCCCGAACAAGTTCTTGGTCTATCAGCACGATACGCCGGACAAGCAGCTGTTCGCCCGCAGCGAGCGCGCCTACAGCCACGGCTGCATGCGCGTGCAGAACCCCTTCACCTATGCGGAGAAGCTGCTGTCGCTGGCGCTGCCGAACGAGAACTACAGCGAGGCGCGCATCGAGAAGATGCTGGGCTCGAACGAGATCAACATCAATTTCCCGAAGCCGATCTGGGTACACCTGACCTATCAGACCGCCTGGGTCGATCAGGACGGCAAGCTGCAGCTCCGTAAGGATATCTACGGCCGCGATGCCAAGATGATCTCGATCATGAAGGGCAGCGAGATGAAGGTGGCGGACACCGCCATCGACCGGCCGCCGAACACGTCGTCTAAGCCGGTACGGGTGCCGGTTGGCATGCTCAACAACGGCCGCGGCGGCGGTTATCGGGACTCCGGTCCGAACTTCTTCGACTGGCTGTTCAACGGCGGCGATCAACAGGAAATGCGCCGTGGGCGCGGCCCCAATGGTCCGCGCGCCGACAGCTCGGGCCGCTACTACGGCAGCTGGCGCTAA
- a CDS encoding ABC transporter ATP-binding protein codes for MEIVVDNLIQVFGEAPNDVLALERVSHRFPSQRFTCILGPSGCGKSTLAQIVGGIEPFTSGTVTVGAAGGAAQPLGTHSVMMWQHLNLFPWRSVIDNVAFGLEVQGVAKAERYERARALIAMVGLRGFEAHRPPQLSGGMRQRVALARALIMERPILLMDEPFGALDAQTKIVMQEELVRITEQTNKTVLFVTHAIDEAILLGDEIVVMTARPGRIKEVIKVDLPRPRSQEMVNTPEFGRLYDRALHLIREEVLNAMRQQEEVAG; via the coding sequence ATGGAGATCGTCGTCGACAATCTGATCCAGGTTTTCGGCGAGGCTCCGAACGACGTGCTGGCACTGGAACGCGTGTCGCACCGCTTTCCGTCGCAGCGCTTCACGTGCATCCTCGGCCCGTCCGGCTGCGGCAAGAGCACATTGGCGCAGATCGTCGGCGGTATCGAGCCGTTTACCAGCGGCACCGTCACGGTCGGCGCGGCCGGCGGCGCGGCGCAGCCGCTCGGCACCCATTCGGTGATGATGTGGCAGCATCTCAACCTGTTTCCGTGGCGCAGCGTCATCGACAACGTCGCGTTCGGCCTGGAGGTGCAGGGTGTCGCCAAAGCCGAGCGCTATGAGCGGGCGCGCGCGCTGATCGCCATGGTGGGCCTGCGCGGCTTCGAGGCGCACCGGCCGCCGCAGTTGTCCGGCGGCATGCGTCAGCGCGTGGCGCTGGCGCGCGCCTTGATCATGGAGCGGCCGATCCTGCTGATGGACGAGCCCTTCGGCGCGCTCGACGCGCAGACCAAGATCGTGATGCAGGAAGAGCTGGTCCGCATCACCGAGCAGACCAACAAGACCGTGCTGTTCGTCACCCACGCCATCGACGAAGCCATCCTGCTCGGCGACGAGATCGTGGTGATGACGGCGCGGCCCGGCCGGATCAAGGAAGTGATCAAGGTCGATCTGCCGCGGCCGCGCTCGCAGGAAATGGTCAACACGCCGGAGTTCGGCCGGCTCTACGACAGGGCGCTGCATCTGATCCGCGAGGAAGTCCTCAACGCGATGCGGCAACAGGAAGAAGTGGCGGGCTAG
- a CDS encoding Lrp/AsnC family transcriptional regulator, whose amino-acid sequence MPARLDAIDRKILKELQDDGRITNVELARRVGISAPPCLRRVRALEEAGFIKGYRALLDEKMLGYEVAVFAMVHLASQAETDLAAFEDFVRKQPLVRECWMLSGEIDFVLKCVAPDLKTFQAFVEKLTSAPNVRNVKTSLVLRNSKDAAMVPMED is encoded by the coding sequence TTGCCAGCCCGCCTGGACGCCATTGACCGCAAGATCCTCAAGGAATTGCAGGACGATGGCCGGATCACCAACGTGGAACTCGCGCGCCGGGTCGGGATTTCCGCGCCGCCTTGCCTGCGCCGCGTGCGGGCGCTGGAGGAGGCCGGCTTCATCAAGGGGTATCGCGCCCTGCTCGACGAGAAGATGCTTGGCTACGAAGTGGCGGTCTTCGCCATGGTGCATCTCGCGAGCCAAGCCGAAACCGATCTCGCCGCGTTCGAGGACTTCGTGCGCAAGCAGCCGCTGGTACGCGAATGCTGGATGCTCTCGGGCGAGATCGATTTCGTGCTCAAATGCGTCGCGCCGGACTTGAAGACCTTCCAGGCCTTCGTCGAGAAGCTCACCTCGGCGCCGAACGTACGCAACGTGAAGACCTCCTTGGTGCTGCGCAACTCCAAGGATGCGGCCATGGTGCCGATGGAGGACTAG
- a CDS encoding RidA family protein codes for MQKTFVRGTWQQKRAFSPAVIVSGEARTIYVAGHTGQAADDGRSLAGDFEAQCRQTFRNIEKTLAEANATLADLVTMTVFISDVRHTTRMTEIRTEIFGKDFPASAAITVTGFADPSILIEIQGIAVAP; via the coding sequence GTGCAGAAGACCTTCGTGCGCGGCACTTGGCAACAGAAGCGTGCCTTTTCTCCCGCGGTCATCGTGAGCGGCGAGGCGCGAACGATTTACGTCGCCGGCCATACCGGCCAGGCCGCGGATGACGGCCGTTCCCTTGCCGGCGACTTCGAGGCGCAGTGCCGGCAGACCTTCCGCAACATCGAGAAGACATTGGCCGAGGCTAACGCCACGCTGGCCGATCTCGTCACCATGACCGTGTTCATCAGCGACGTGCGCCACACGACGCGCATGACGGAGATCCGCACCGAAATCTTCGGCAAGGATTTTCCCGCCAGCGCCGCGATCACGGTGACGGGCTTTGCCGATCCGTCGATCTTGATCGAGATCCAAGGCATCGCGGTCGCGCCATGA
- a CDS encoding ABC transporter permease — MGTTGTKHKSKAGAIVYIVVPYLLIVAVVLAWEIMVRVKGVQPIFLPAPSAIFKYLVVMIADGEIAYHLSITFLRIMAGFLVAAATGILVGIAMGMSRLVARMVDPWIAALYPLPKISLIPLLIIWLGTGEAYKIVISAVTAFFPVAIATFASIRQVDSGLMKAAKDLGANVRQVQLKVVIPAALPGIFSGLQLGMGVTIIMVVAAEMIGGSSDSGMGYLLIHAGQVMETEKVFGALIVLAVFGAVITNAQKRIDRMIAPWTEREH; from the coding sequence ATGGGCACCACCGGCACCAAGCACAAGAGCAAGGCCGGGGCGATCGTCTACATTGTCGTTCCTTATCTTCTCATCGTCGCGGTGGTGCTCGCCTGGGAAATCATGGTGCGCGTGAAGGGGGTGCAGCCGATCTTCCTGCCGGCACCGAGCGCGATCTTCAAATACCTGGTCGTGATGATCGCCGACGGCGAGATCGCCTATCATCTGTCGATCACCTTCCTGCGCATCATGGCCGGCTTCCTGGTGGCCGCAGCGACCGGCATCCTTGTGGGCATCGCCATGGGCATGTCGCGCCTCGTCGCGCGAATGGTCGACCCGTGGATCGCGGCGCTCTATCCGCTGCCGAAAATCTCGTTGATCCCGCTGCTGATCATCTGGCTCGGCACGGGCGAAGCCTACAAAATCGTGATCAGCGCGGTGACCGCGTTCTTCCCGGTCGCCATCGCCACTTTTGCCTCGATCCGCCAGGTGGACAGCGGCCTGATGAAGGCGGCCAAGGACCTCGGCGCCAATGTCCGGCAGGTGCAGCTGAAAGTGGTGATCCCGGCGGCGCTGCCGGGCATTTTCTCCGGCCTGCAGCTCGGCATGGGCGTGACGATCATCATGGTGGTGGCCGCCGAGATGATCGGCGGCTCGAGCGACAGCGGCATGGGTTACCTGCTCATTCACGCCGGTCAGGTGATGGAAACCGAAAAGGTATTCGGCGCGCTGATCGTGCTCGCGGTGTTCGGCGCCGTCATTACCAATGCGCAGAAGCGCATCGACCGCATGATCGCTCCCTGGACGGAGCGCGAGCATTGA
- a CDS encoding chromate transporter yields the protein MAQADEPAAHTSFAALAPMRDSHGVAMVRQKADTAVTEQAPRPTLFALFLVFFRIGLLSFGGGLSGWVFREVVTLRGWLDEDEFMSGFAMSQILPGANITNLGVYVGQKLFGVAGAAIVLFALLCGPFFAVIGLASIYGALNSLPFAETAMDGVAAAAIGLLLIVAGRGAKRASRHMASMAALLATFIGVAFLHVSLLLVVVVIGPLSVWAAWNRSAGQ from the coding sequence GTGGCGCAGGCCGATGAGCCTGCCGCGCATACCAGCTTCGCGGCGCTCGCCCCGATGCGCGACTCTCACGGCGTCGCTATGGTGCGGCAGAAAGCCGACACCGCCGTGACCGAACAAGCGCCTCGTCCGACCCTCTTCGCACTCTTCCTCGTCTTCTTCCGTATTGGGCTGCTCAGCTTCGGCGGCGGTCTGAGCGGCTGGGTCTTCCGCGAGGTGGTGACGCTGCGCGGCTGGCTGGACGAGGACGAGTTCATGTCGGGCTTTGCCATGAGCCAGATCCTGCCCGGCGCCAACATCACCAATCTCGGCGTTTACGTCGGCCAGAAGTTGTTCGGGGTCGCGGGCGCGGCCATCGTGCTGTTTGCCTTGCTGTGCGGTCCGTTCTTCGCGGTGATCGGCCTCGCCAGCATCTACGGCGCGCTCAATTCGCTTCCCTTCGCGGAGACGGCGATGGATGGCGTCGCCGCGGCGGCCATCGGCTTGTTGCTGATCGTCGCCGGCCGCGGTGCCAAGCGCGCTTCGCGCCACATGGCGTCGATGGCGGCGCTGCTCGCGACCTTCATCGGCGTCGCTTTTCTGCATGTGTCGTTGCTGCTGGTCGTTGTGGTCATCGGGCCGTTGTCCGTGTGGGCGGCCTGGAACCGGAGCGCCGGTCAATGA
- a CDS encoding MarR family winged helix-turn-helix transcriptional regulator, giving the protein MRKQKAVRGQNAMRAQEADSIEGLLAEWRRERPDLDPSPFGIFGRIWRLSTSVLSDAEAWLTPLGLTFESFSVIVTLRRCGPPYELNPTALYRESLLSSGAITNRIDRVEALGLVKRLPDPNDRRGTIVRLTAKGRTLADRAIKLHFDALAEMLSGIDGRERDQLAGLLSALLKAVEARRAEQPRTRRRR; this is encoded by the coding sequence ATGCGCAAACAGAAGGCCGTGCGCGGACAAAACGCCATGCGCGCGCAGGAAGCGGACTCGATCGAAGGGCTGCTCGCGGAATGGCGGCGCGAACGGCCCGATCTCGATCCCTCGCCGTTCGGAATCTTCGGTCGCATCTGGCGGCTGTCGACATCCGTGCTCAGCGATGCCGAGGCGTGGCTGACGCCGCTCGGGCTGACCTTCGAGTCTTTCAGCGTGATCGTGACGTTGCGCCGCTGCGGACCGCCCTACGAGCTCAACCCGACGGCGCTCTATCGCGAGTCGCTGCTATCGTCGGGCGCCATCACCAACCGCATCGATCGCGTCGAGGCGCTGGGCCTCGTGAAGCGCTTGCCCGATCCGAACGACCGGCGCGGCACGATCGTGCGGCTGACGGCGAAAGGCCGCACGCTGGCGGACCGCGCGATCAAGCTGCACTTCGATGCGCTGGCGGAGATGTTGTCGGGTATCGACGGCCGCGAGCGCGACCAGCTTGCCGGGCTTCTCTCGGCGCTCTTGAAAGCCGTCGAGGCGCGACGGGCCGAGCAACCACGGACGCGCCGGCGGCGATAG